From one Magnolia sinica isolate HGM2019 chromosome 18, MsV1, whole genome shotgun sequence genomic stretch:
- the LOC131232798 gene encoding phosphoserine aminotransferase 2, chloroplastic-like, with the protein MAASSPHSFLLQNPTHPTNDYFFKRPTSPNGYFFKRPNSKKPLSITCTTLSSSSSPSSSVLPSFTDESKILKERIFNFAAGPATLPENVILKAQSELYDWRGSGMSIMEMSHRGKEFLSVIQKAESDLRALLKIPDDYDVLFLQGGATTQFAAIPLNICTPDDPVDYIVTGSWSDKAFKEAQKFCKPNVIWSGKSEKYTKIPSFDSLDQNPDAKYLHICANETIHGVEFKNYPTPKSKDAILVADMSSNFCSKPVDVSKFGLIYAGAQKNVGPSGVTIVIIKKDLIGHAQGITPVMLDYKIHSENKSLYNTPPCFAIYICGLVFEDLLEQGGLEEIERKNMKKAGILYDAIDGSGGFYRCPVDKSVRSLMNVPFTLEKSDLEAEFIKEAAKEGMVQLKGHRSVGGVRASIYNAMPLAGVEKLVAFMKDFQTKHA; encoded by the coding sequence ATGGCGGCTTCTTCTCCTCATTCCTTTCTCCTCCAAAACCCAACCCATCCCACCAACGACTACTTTTTCAAAAGACCCACTTCCCCAAACGGCTACTTTTTTAAGAGACCTAATTCCAAGAAGCCCCTCTCCATCACTTGCACAACCCTCTCCTCATCCTCTTCTCCATCTTCCTCTGTCTTACCTTCCTTCACTGATGAGTCCAAGATCCTCAAGGAAAGGATCTTCAACTTTGCCGCTGGGCCCGCGACGCTGCCCGAGAATGTCATCCTCAAGGCTCAATCGGAGCTTTACGATTGGCGTGGGTCTGGCATGAGCATCATGGAGATGAGCCATAGAGGTAAGGAATTCCTCTCTGTTATACAAAAGGCCGAATCGGATCTACGTGCCCTCTTGAAGATCCCCGATGATTATGACGTGCTTTTCCTGCAAGGCGGGGCCACCACCCAATTCGCGGCAATCCCGTTGAATATCTGTACGCCTGATGATCCGGTCGATTACATCGTTACCGGTTCCTGGAGTGATAAGGCCTTCAAGGAAGCGCAGAAATTCTGCAAGCCTAACGTCATCTGGTCAGGGAAATCAGAAAAATACACAAAAATCCCTTCTTTTGATTCTCTTGATCAAAACCCAGATGCCAAATATCTGCATATCTGTGCAAACGAGACTATCCACGGTGTCGAATTCAAGAATTACCCAACACCCAAATCGAAAGATGCAATTTTGGTCGCTGACATGTCGTCGAATTTCTGTTCTAAGCCGGTCGATGTCTCAAAGTTCGGTTTGATCTACGCTGGTGCCCAGAAGAACGTGGGCCCATCAGGGGTCACCATCGTGATCATCAAGAAAGATCTGATCGGGCACGCCCAGGGGATCACTCCTGTGATGCTCGATTACAAGATCCACTCGGAGAACAAATCACTCTACAACACGCCGCCGTGCTTTGCAATTTATATCTGCGGGTTGGTTTTCGAGGATCTGTTAGAGCAGGGCGGATTGGAGGAGATTGAgaggaagaatatgaagaaggCAGGGATCCTCTATGATGCTATCGATGGGAGTGGTGGATTTTACAGGTGCCCTGTTGATAAGTCAGTGCGGTCGTTGATGAACGTCCCATTTACCCTCGAGAAGTCAGATCTGGAGGCGGAGTTCATCAAGGAAGCAGCCAAAGAGGGTATGGTCCAGCTCAAGGGTCACAGATCGGTGGGTGGTGTCCGTGCTTCAATCTATAATGCAATGCCTTTGGCTGGTGTTGAGAAGTTGGTGGCTTTCATGAAGGATTTTCAGACTAAGCATGCTTGA